Proteins co-encoded in one bacterium genomic window:
- a CDS encoding Ldh family oxidoreductase, which produces MTDRPAGPFSPASLRTFFASALDAAGLVPEEAAIVADVLIEAEERGYDSQGVMRLPSYLDLARGGGLRSPARLDVRREAPAAFSVDAHDGWGPVVGLRVMQMCVERARQTGVCVASIVHLGHVGRLGHYVEAAARENLIGIFALCGNPGSATMAPWGGREPRLSTNPLALGFPRPGGDPIVVDISSTQAARGKILLAAARGEPIPDSWAFDGDGYPTTDPKRGLPPAGSLAPLGGHKGYAIAVAVELLCGGLAGEYPPKSAGVFVAAINVAAVTNPDDYAYAAGEVDRRMQSSPLRPGFDEILLPGAGSARRKRAAERDGIRVPAVVWRAVVEAAGRVGVVAPDA; this is translated from the coding sequence TGCCCGAGGAGGCGGCGATCGTGGCCGACGTGCTGATCGAGGCCGAAGAGCGCGGGTACGACTCACAGGGCGTGATGCGGCTGCCGAGCTACCTCGACTTGGCCCGCGGCGGCGGTCTCCGGTCGCCCGCGCGGCTCGACGTCCGGCGCGAGGCGCCCGCGGCGTTCAGCGTCGACGCCCACGACGGCTGGGGGCCCGTCGTGGGGCTGCGCGTGATGCAGATGTGCGTCGAGCGCGCCCGGCAGACCGGTGTGTGCGTGGCCTCGATCGTCCACCTCGGCCACGTGGGCCGGCTCGGCCATTACGTGGAAGCGGCGGCGCGCGAGAATCTGATCGGCATCTTCGCCTTATGCGGCAATCCGGGCAGCGCGACGATGGCGCCGTGGGGAGGGCGGGAGCCACGGCTGTCGACAAATCCGCTGGCCTTGGGGTTCCCGCGTCCCGGAGGTGATCCCATCGTGGTGGACATCTCATCGACGCAGGCGGCACGCGGCAAGATCCTGCTCGCCGCGGCGAGGGGCGAGCCGATCCCCGACTCGTGGGCTTTTGACGGCGACGGCTACCCCACCACCGACCCGAAGCGAGGTCTCCCGCCGGCCGGGTCGCTGGCCCCCTTGGGCGGCCACAAGGGCTACGCGATCGCGGTGGCAGTCGAGCTGTTGTGCGGCGGCCTCGCCGGCGAGTATCCGCCGAAGAGCGCCGGCGTGTTCGTGGCCGCGATCAACGTCGCCGCCGTGACCAACCCGGACGACTATGCCTACGCCGCCGGCGAAGTCGACCGGCGCATGCAATCCAGCCCGCTCCGGCCGGGGTTCGACGAGATCTTGCTGCCCGGAGCCGGAAGCGCCCGGCGCAAGCGCGCGGCCGAGCGCGACGGCATTCGCGTTCCCGCGGTTGTCTGGCGGGCGGTGGTGGAGGCTGCGGGTCGGGTCGGCGTGGTGGCCCCGGATGCCTGA